The region TGACCACCGTCGCCTGGCCCCGGTGGCCCCGAGCCACCCGGCGCAGGATCTCCTCGTCGGCGCTGCGCCCCTCGGGGCTGTAGACGACCCGCAGACCCCCGAAGGCGCCTTCCTTGGCGCTGCCCGGGCGATTGCCGTCGAAGACCACCACCACCTGCCGACGTCCGCTTCCCCGTGCGGCGCCGATGCGCCGCAGGAGGAACTCGCGGGCCTCGTCCTCCCGGTCCAGGGAGAGGCCGGGGGTGCGTCCGATGAGGTTGTGCCCGTCTAGGAGGAGCACGGGGCGCGCTCCGCCGGGCAGGCGACACCCCAGGGCGCCGCCCCTGGGCCCAATGGTGCCGGGTCTGTGTTTATTGAATTCGACATCTACAGCCTATCTCGAGAGCACCCGGGCGATCGCTCGCTGGAAGCCAGGGAGGCCGCGCGTGACGGTCTCGGGAGAGCAGCAGTAGGCAAGGCGAAAGTGCCCCGGGCCCCCGAACCCCGTGCCGGGCACGGCGAGGATGTTCTCCTGCTGGAGCTCCCGCACGAACGCGACGTCGTCGGGGATGGGGCTCTTGGGGAAGAGGTAGAAGGCGCCCTCGGGGCAGTGACAGGCGTAGCCGGCCTCTCGCAGCCCCTGGTAGAGCCGGTCGCGGTTGCTCCGGTAGGGTCCCAGGTCCACCGTCACCCCCTGGAGCCGCGCCACCGCCCGCTGCATGAGGGCCGGCGCGTTGACGAAGCCCAGGATGCGGTTGGTCAGGGTGATGGCCCCCACCAGGGCGTCGGCCTCGGCCGCCGCCGGGTTGACGGCGGCATACCCGATCCGCTCCCCGGCAAGGCTCAAGTCCTTGGAGTAGGAGGTGCACACGACGCAGTTGGGGAAGAGCGGGAACACCCCCGGCACCTCCACCCCGTCGTACACGATCTTGCGGTACGGCTCGTCGGAGATCAGGTAGATGACCCGTCCCCACTGGGCGGACTTGCGGGCAATGAGATCGCCGAGCTGCCGGAGGTTCTCCCGGGAGTAGACCTTTCCCGTGGGGTTGTTGGGGGAGTTGAGGAGCACGGCCCGGGTCCGGGGCGAGAACGCGGCCTCCAGCGCGTCGATGCGCAAGTCGAAGTCCTCGGTGGTGGGCACCACTTGCAAGACCCCGCCGTGGTTTTCGGCGTAGAACCCGTACTCCACGAAGTACGGCCGCGACACGAGGATCTCGTCGCCGGGCTCCAGGATGGCCCGGAACACGGCGTTGAGCGCCCCTCCCGCTCCCACCGTCATCACCACGTGCCGGCCCTGCACCGGGACCCCCTGCTCCCGGGAGACCTGGGCCCCCACCGCTTCGCGCACCTCGGGGTAGCCCGCGTTGGGCATGTAACCGTGGGAGCCGGGCCGCTCCTCGGCGGCCAGCTCGCGCAGCACCCGTCGAAACGCCTCCGGGGGTTCCAGGTTGGGATTTCCCAGGCTGAAGTCGAAGACATTCTCCTGCCCAAACTCCGCTTTGAGGCGCGCGCCCTCTTCGAACATCCGTCGAATCCAGGACGACCGCTCCATGGCTTCTCGAACCCTACGTGCGACGGGCATGGCACCTCTCCTCTGTGTGCGGCGGGCAGGGCGATGGACTGTAGCAGAGGTAGCCCGGTCCGACAACGGCCGGGCGGCTGGGCAGCCGAGCGAGCCAGCGGCTGGGGAACGTGATCGCCCTGTGGGCTTCTCCTCGGCGCCCTGGGTTCCCCCGGCCCCCCGCGCTCCTGCCGAGAGCCAGTCCGAGCATGGAAATCCGGCCGCCGAGGTTGACTTTTTCGCGGCCCGACGCTAGCCTGCCCCTGGTCAACCCCGGAGGCTCCCCGCGCGGTGCGGGAGCCGGCCGGGGTCTTTGCTCAAGGAGCCGACATGAAGGTGGAGAACCGCCGCTACGTTACGATCGAGTATTCCCTCTCCCTGGACTCGGGAGAGGTCGTGGATCAGTCGTCCCCCGGAGAGCCCATGGGCTTTCTCTTCGGTTCGGGGCAGATCATCTCGGGTCTGGAGAAGGGGCTCGAGGGGCTCGAGCCCGGGGCGGCCGCCCAGGTGACCGTCGAGCCCCGGGACGGGTACGGAGAGACCAACCCCGCCCTCCTGCGGGAGATCCCGAGGGAGAACTTCCCCAAGGACATGGAACTCCAGGCCGGCATGGGGTTCGAGGCCCGGGGTCCCCACGGGCCCGTCACCTTCCGCATCAAGGAGGTCCGCCCCCAGGACGTGCTCGCCGACTTCAACCACCCCCTCGCCGGGGAGCGACTGCATTTCGACGTGAAAGTCGCCGACGTGCGGGAGCCCCGGGCCGAGGAGCTCGCCGAGCTGCTCCGCGGAGGGTGCGACGAATCCGCCTGCGGCAGTTGCGGCGGCGGCTGCGGCTAGGCATCGCCACACACGCCGAGAAGAAGGGCCCCGCGGGGCCCTTCTGTTGTTTCGTCAGCGGATGGCCATTTCCGGCAGAGCCCCCAGCTTCGGGCAAAAAAAGGCCCCGCTCCCAGGAGGATAGGAACGGGGCAAAGGGGGAACTTTCG is a window of Thermodesulfobacteriota bacterium DNA encoding:
- a CDS encoding NYN domain-containing protein → MLLLDGHNLIGRTPGLSLDREDEAREFLLRRIGAARGSGRRQVVVVFDGNRPGSAKEGAFGGLRVVYSPEGRSADEEILRRVARGHRGQATVVTSDRQLAQRALDLGAGVESCESFLSRLERDAAVRRESAPSAAACLAPSEVEAWLQVFRDKHKM
- a CDS encoding pyridoxal phosphate-dependent aminotransferase, which produces MPVARRVREAMERSSWIRRMFEEGARLKAEFGQENVFDFSLGNPNLEPPEAFRRVLRELAAEERPGSHGYMPNAGYPEVREAVGAQVSREQGVPVQGRHVVMTVGAGGALNAVFRAILEPGDEILVSRPYFVEYGFYAENHGGVLQVVPTTEDFDLRIDALEAAFSPRTRAVLLNSPNNPTGKVYSRENLRQLGDLIARKSAQWGRVIYLISDEPYRKIVYDGVEVPGVFPLFPNCVVCTSYSKDLSLAGERIGYAAVNPAAAEADALVGAITLTNRILGFVNAPALMQRAVARLQGVTVDLGPYRSNRDRLYQGLREAGYACHCPEGAFYLFPKSPIPDDVAFVRELQQENILAVPGTGFGGPGHFRLAYCCSPETVTRGLPGFQRAIARVLSR
- a CDS encoding peptidylprolyl isomerase: MKVENRRYVTIEYSLSLDSGEVVDQSSPGEPMGFLFGSGQIISGLEKGLEGLEPGAAAQVTVEPRDGYGETNPALLREIPRENFPKDMELQAGMGFEARGPHGPVTFRIKEVRPQDVLADFNHPLAGERLHFDVKVADVREPRAEELAELLRGGCDESACGSCGGGCG